Genomic window (Thermithiobacillus plumbiphilus):
ACAGCCGGCGCCTACACGGCCTTTCTGGTACAGACACTTTTTACCAGCCAGTTGTCTGATGTCTGGCAGCCTTATGCGATTCTTGCGGCCCTGCCGGTGGCATTCCTGGTTGCTGCGGTACTCGGCTGGTTGATGGAGATCAGCGTGATCCGCTTTCTGTACGGGCGACCGCTGGAGACCCTGTTGGCGACCTGGGGCGTGAGCCTCATCATGCAACAGGGGTTCCGTTCCCTGTTTGGCTCCAACAATGTCTCGGTAAGCACACCCGACTGGCTGACTGGTGGGGTGACGCTGACGCCTGATCTGCAATTGCCGACGGTCAGGCTCTTCATCCTCGGGCTGGTGCTTGTCACCCTGCTAGGCCTGTTTCTGGTGCTGTACCGCTCCCGCACGGGGCTCATGATCCGGGCGGCAATCCAGAACCGCGGCATGAGCGCGGCCTGCGGTGTGCCTACCAGGCGCATCGACGCGATTACCTTCGCCCTGGGCTCGGGCCTGGCTGGCCTGGCGGGTTGCGCGCTGTCACTGATCGGTTCGGTGGGGCCT
Coding sequences:
- the urtB gene encoding urea ABC transporter permease subunit UrtB translates to MPDFSIWAGQLFIGLSSASILLMMGLGLAIVFGLMGVINMAHGELMTAGAYTAFLVQTLFTSQLSDVWQPYAILAALPVAFLVAAVLGWLMEISVIRFLYGRPLETLLATWGVSLIMQQGFRSLFGSNNVSVSTPDWLTGGVTLTPDLQLPTVRLFILGLVLVTLLGLFLVLYRSRTGLMIRAAIQNRGMSAACGVPTRRIDAITFALGSGLAGLAGCALSLIGSVGPSSGQNYIVDAFMVVVVGGVGNLAGAIVGAFGIGELQAGLEYLSSATMGKVLIFGLIIIFLQLRPAGLFPSRSRALD